A region from the Drosophila ananassae strain 14024-0371.13 chromosome 2L, ASM1763931v2, whole genome shotgun sequence genome encodes:
- the LOC6498929 gene encoding seminase, whose product MQIISLFQISLLFCTSFAAVTEEDEATSSLLTVTEDDVTSAPRIQPRVYGGKAIKNGALGGFAVQIFKNNALVCSGTLLSPRHFITAAHCFEKGAQTDFHAVAGRSDEVDSRTLTKKNELIQVRQHPKFKKTDFIADIAVAKVKYPMQSKYIGYAKMCSMEIFPSEFVTVAGWGKNEKQQDPARSARNSLRTITVPIMGRKECQRKLKRVLPPNILCAGGHKKRTICDGDSGGPLMFRNEVCGVNTWTWECGQSEKPDVYMSVRYYANFIKNTMESMGN is encoded by the coding sequence ATGCAAATAATTTCGCTATTTCAAATTTCATTGCTATTTTGTACATCCTTTGCAGCAGTTACTGAAGAAGATGAAGCTACTAGCTCCCTTTTAACAGTTACCGAAGACGATGTGACATCAGCTCCAAGAATACAGCCAAGAGTTTACGGAGGTAAGGCGATAAAAAACGGAGCACTCGGCGGCTTTGCTGtgcaaatttttaaaaataatgccCTGGTTTGCTCGGGAACTCTTCTGTCACCACGACATTTTATAACAGCGGCCCATTGTTTTGAGAAGGGTGCGCAGACAGACTTTCACGCTGTTGCCGGGAGATCGGATGAGGTAGATTCACGAACATTGACAAAGAAAAACGAACTTATCCAGGTGAGGCAGCATCCTAAATTCAAAAAGACTGACTTCATCGCCGATATTGCTGTGGCAAAGGTAAAATATCCGATGCAAAGCAAGTACATTGGCTATGCCAAAATGTGCTCCATGGAAATTTTTCCGAGTGAGTTTGTTACCGTAGCGGGTTGGGGCAAGAATGAAAAACAACAAGATCCCGCAAGATCTGCAAGGAACAGTCTCCGTACCATTACTGTGCCTATTATGGGTCGGAAAGAATGTCAACGCAAGCTGAAACGCGTCTTGCCGCCAAATATCCTCTGCGCCGGGGGTCACAAGAAACGCACCATCTGCGATGGCGACTCTGGCGGACCACTGATGTTCCGGAACGAGGTGTGTGGCGTGAACACATGGACCTGGGAGTGCGGTCAAAGCGAAAAGCCCGATGTTTACATGAGCGTCCGCTACTATGCTaactttataaaaaatacGATGGAATCCATGGGCAACTGA